The Streptomyces achromogenes DNA segment CCGACGTCACCGGGAAAGCTCGCCGGCTCGGTGTGGCCGCGAGGATCGGCGAAGTACTCCGGCCGGTACTCCATCGCCCAGGCCCCGAAGGCGTCGTACTCGGTGGTGGTGAGGACGGCGTCGAACCACGGCACGGGCACTCCGTCACCGAAGTCCCGGGTCTGGAGGAATCCGACGGGGTCGGGGACCCCCTCGCTCTTCAGTCGCTCGGTGACCGTCGCCAGGTCTCCCGCTCGTTCGGTCGACAGGCCCAGTCCGGCGGAGCCGAGGGTGCCGTCCTGGCCGGCGATGTCACCGACTCCGAACAGTTCCAGATAGGTCTCGCGGCCCATCAGATAGCGGCCGGTCCAGGTCTGACCGCCGGTCCCGGTCGTGGTGCGGACCTGGAAGTCGGCGAAGCCCGGGAGATAGGCGGAGTGTTCGATGGCGTCGGCGGTCTCCCGGTCGAGGACCCCGTAGGAGTGGTTGTAGAACAGCAGTTGCCGGTCGTTCGCGGGTCTGCTCCCGTCGGCCTGTGCCGTCCCCACGCCACCCCCGATCGCTCCGGCGAGGGTCACAGCGAGCACGACGATCATCCGTACGGTCCGACGCATCAGCATGCGAGCGATCGTAGGACGGGGAGGACTCGACCGTGGTTCTTTTCGAACGACGGCGAAACGCCTGACGCATGACGTTCCACAAGGCGCTCCGTACGGCACCGCCCCGCGACGGTGCACGCCCGGTCAGCCTCAGGTCGCACGCGTGCCGCGCCCGTACGACCTCAGCTCCACGTCAGGCCTCGCTCGCGACCCTTTCTGTCATTTGCGCCAGAACAGGTGATGCGTCACTCCGCTCGGGCTGGGCACGACTTCCCTGTGGAACCGGTCCAGCAGCTCTTCGGGCGAGTCCCAGAGGCGGAGCCCAGACCCGAGCTTCACCGGTGCGACGACCACGTGCATGGTGTCGACGAGGTCGGCGTCGAGGAACTCCCGGACGGTGGTCACGCCGCCGCCGAGCCGGACGTCCTTGCCCTGCGCGGCCTCCCGTGCCTCTGCGAGAACGGTGACGGGGTCGCCGTCCACGAAATGGAACGTGGTGTCGGAGAGCGTGAACGACGGACGCTTGTGGTGGGTCAGGACGAACACCGGCGTGTGGAAGGGCGGCTCGTCACCCCACCAGCCGCGCCAATCGTGGTCCTGCCACGGGCCGCGCTGGGGTCCGAACTTGTTGCGGCCCATGATCTCGGCGCCGATGTTGTGGCTGAAGTCCCGGGCGAAGTAGTCGTCGAGGCCCCGGCTTCCCCCGGGCTCGGTGCGGTTGGGCCAGCTCGCCGTGGCGCCGGCCCAGGCGAAGAGCCTTCCCGGATCGATGTCGTGGCCGAAGGGCCGCTCCAGGCTCTGGTCCTCGCCTGCGGCGACGCCGTCGCTCGAGATGGTGAAGTTCTGCACTCGCAGCAGCTGATCCATGTGCTTCCTCATCAGGTCCTGTCGCCTCCTCGTAAGGCGATGCGCCCTACGTCAGGATGTCGAACGGGCCGTGGCCGAATCGACAGCCGCGCCTGAGTTCTTCCAAAACGTTTCCCGCGCGACCGCTCACCTGTGTCGTTCGGCGGCATCGCGGTGCCCACCGGCGCGGTGCCGAGCCGCCAAGAGGCGCACGGACGACATCGCCCGCGCGGGGCGGCACATCAGGCCTTGCAGGGCGGGGGCGACCGGCGTTCTGGGCTCGCCCTCTGCTGAGGCGTCGTACCCCCGCGGCGGCCGCCCGGCTCACTGGCCGTCCGGCGATCACTCGCTCATCCGCTGCTCACGGCACGCGGCACCTGCCCCCTGGACGAGTAGCGGGGCACCGGTCACGAAGAGGTCCGTCAGGACGCAGCGCGCCCGCGAATCTATCGCCGCAGATGGGCCTCGGCTGCCCGATGATCACAAGGTCTTGGGTATGTCGTGGACCGGAAGCGTCGGCTTGGACGTGTGTGCTCTCGTGTGCCGTGGCAACCGGGTTCTCAGTGACGATCACTTCGTCTTCTTCAACAACCCTCAGACGCCGGACGGCTCAGTGCGTGCTCTACCCGCCACTGCGCCTGACAAGGCCGCGATCTGTGTCTCCTTCGACGGGTTGCCCGATGAGGCCGACCGGTTCGTACTCGTGGCAGCCATTGACCCGGAGGTCAACCCGGACGCCGACCTCTCTGGTTTCACGGACGCGTTTATCCGCCTGCTCGACCCGGAGCTAGCCGAGATGGGACGGCTTGAGGTCTCGGACGGCCGGTCGCAGGAAACCGCCTTGGTGCTTGGCTCCTTCCGCCGAAGGACGAACGGAGACTGGGACTTCGTGCTGGGAGGCAAGGGCTACACGGGTGGCTTGGGGGAACTCGTTCAGGATTTCGGCATCGAGGTGGAGTAGCTCGGCCTGGTTCCAGAGCTGCTGCGCCGCATGAAAATCCGTGGAACCTGACGACACGCGGCTGATCACCCCGGCCGGAACGAACCCAGGGCGCCTTGTCCCGACAAGGATCGCCCTGGCACCGAAGACCACCAATGACCACCGCGTGAATTCGGGCGCCTGAAGACACGGCGTGGCACCAACACCTCGGACGCTGCTGCCGCCGACAGGTGCCTCGTCGGCACGAGCGGCGGTCGAAAATCGGTGGCCTCCTGACCTGGCCGACTCCACGCTGTACGCCATGGAAGAACCGCACCACAGGATCCGCGCGCTTCACACGGCATCCACCATCACCGTCTACCAGGCGTACTCCCCTGAAATCGGACTGCCCGCCATCCGCGACGGCCGTTTTCCCGCCGCGTGGAAGCCTGACCGCATGACCTGGATCAAGCCCAGTTTCATGTGGATGATGTACCGATCCAACTGGGGCACGAGCACCGGGCAGGAGACCGTCCTTGCCATCGAGATCACTCGCGACGGCTTCGACTGGGCGCTGCGCCACGCCTGCCTGTCGAGTTACGTCCGCGGACTTCATCCCGATCGCGGCACCTGGCAGCGTGACCTCAAGCGCACACCGGCCCGTGTCCAATGGGATCCCGAACGCGATCTGCATCTGCGTCCCCTGCCGCACCGCTCGCTGCAACTGGGGCTCTCGGGCGAGGCATCGTCGCGTTACGCGAACGAGTGGATCGTGTCCATCAGTGACGTGACCCCGCTCGCCCACGAGATGCACGCGCTCGTCAGCAGCGGTGAACTGGACTCAGCAACCCGGCTTCTCCCCCGGGAACAGGAATACCCCGCCAGTGACGAACTACTGGCCCACCTGCGTCCCTGACCGGCAGTCCGGCCACAACGGCCGGCATCACCCACGGGTCACACCGCACCACATGCTCGCCAGGTCGGGGGCAGACAAGGTGGCTTCCCACCGCGGGGACGCTGTCCGTCGAAGAGCACCTCGCCGGCAGCCGTTCACAGTCATGTCAGCAGCATGAATAGGTCTGTGAACGCGGCTTGATGACTCACGTCAAGCCTTGCTCACAGACCTTTCCGCGACGCCGACTCTGTGCCGCTTGCGCGGAGATCCTGCCGTTCTCAAAGCTGGCTCTCGTCCCGGACCACCCAGCCCGCACCCAACTCGCGGCGCAGAGCCTCCAAGGCGGTGTGCGCCTGCTCCTTGAAGACCTGCCATTCCTCATCGGACCACGGCGACGGATTCGGTGGGTAGTCCCAGTCGATCGACGATTGATACGACCTGGACAACCTCGCCAGCTCGGCCCGGGTAGCCGGGCTGATGGGCAGTCGCTCCAGCTCGCAGGGATACCCGTACGGGCTGCCCATGTCCTCCGGCCACAACGGAGTGTCTACGCCGGCCTCGAAGAAGAACCGCAGATGGTGAATCACACGGCATCCTCTCAGAGGTCCGCTGAGTCACCACCCGCAGAGACGCGGCTACCGCCCGGAGCCAGGCAGTCGAGAGGATCAGGGCATGGCAGCGTCCGACGAACATCCCCCCGACGGCTGGGCCTTCCTCGGAGTCGGAGACCCGTTCCTGGTTGTCCACGACGAACAGCGCGGCCTTCTGGCCGTGGCGGGCACGGACGCACACACCAGAGCCACGCCGGTCGCGGTCTACAACATCCGTTCATTTACCCGCCGTGTGTTCATTCGCTCACGCTTCCCCGTGCACGCACTGGCCTTCCACCCTCGGCGTCCCCTGCTCGCGATAGGCACCGGCAGGTACGACGGTGGCTACTTCTTCGAGGGGGAGCTACTACTTCTGCACTTGAAAACAGGCGCGGTCACTTCTCTCATCGAGAACGAGTTCGGTCGTCAGGTTCTCGGGCTGGAGTGGCTCGACGAACGGTCGCTGCGTGTCCTCATGGCACCGCCGGACGACTGGCAGGACGAAGCGGCGCACGAGAACGGACACGTCGCCGTGGTGGACCGAGCCGACTGGACGGCCGTCCCCGCCCGGTCACTCAGCGGTCGGGACCTGGCTGGCCCAAGGACCCCCGCACCGCGTCCCGAGCCCCGCGAGGCAGCGCAGCGAGCGGTCGCCACACTGCGAACCCTCTGGCAAGCCCGACGAGCCGAGGCTTCGGGAGAGCTGTGAAGGTCCACCTATGTCACCAGGACGACACGATGCACCCTGGTCACGGATGGAGTCTGTGAACGCGGCTTGGTGACCCACGTCATGCGTTCCCGGCTCCAGGCCGGGGGGAAGCGGCCGCCGCGAGGCCGACGCCCGGGCGGTAGGCCTGGTAGACGGTGACGGTCGCCTCGGTGTGGAGCGCGCGGATACGGAACTTCGGTTCCTGCTGGGCGGTTCGGTCATCACCGTGGTTCCGGTCGGGCGCGTTCTTCGGTCTGTTCTCCTCGTTCACGGTGGCAGCCTGACCGCCCGCTCGTCCGTCGGGCCACCGAATTACGCCATGCCCGCACCGATCCCGGCACAGACCTTGGCTGAGCAGCCCGCATGCCCAACACTCGGGCCCATGACGCAGCGTGTGGAGCTCGCCGCCGTGATGGACCGGCTGGCCGTCGACGGATTGCTCACCGACTACGCGGTGGCGGTCGACGACGGGGACTGGACGGCGTACCGCGACCTGTTCACCCCTGACGGGCGGGCGGACTACCGCTCGGCCGGGGGCATCGAGGGGGATGCCGGGAGCGTCGCCTCCTGGCTCGCGGAGAATCTGCGGCTGTTCGCGATGCGGCAGCATCTCATCGTCAACCGCCGGGTGCGTTTCGGGATCCTGGAGCAGGACGCGGGCGACACCGCCCGGGTGCAGGCCGACTACGTCAATCCGATGCGGTTCGCGGCCCAGGAGAACGGGTCGCCGCCCGGGGAGCCGGATTTCGTGTGCGGGGGCCGGTACTCCTTCTTTCTGCTGCGGACGCACGACGGCTGGCGGGTGCGGGAGGTCGCCGTACAGGAGAAGTGGCGGCGCATGTCCGGTTGAGCCGCGTCGACACGAGCCGCCGCGTCCCGACGGGCCAGGCGTCCCGACGGGCCAGGATCGCGTGGATGCGAGGTGCCGGGTTCGGCCAAGTCCGGGAAACGCCCTGTCCGAGATCGTTCGCGGAGCGCACACTGAAGCTCAGCGCGGGTAGGGAGGTGTCGTATGAAGACGCTCGGACACTGGCTCACCTCCCCCCGGCGGCGTACGGCCGTGGCGGCCCTCGCGGGCGCGCTGCCCGTGGCGGCCTTCCCGGCGCCCGCCCTGTGGTGGTGGGCGTATCTCGCGCTCGTCCCCTGGATCCTGCTCATCCGCTCCGCGCCGACGTTGCGGCGGGCCGCGTACGACGGCTGGAGCGGCGGGTTCGGATTCATGCTGGCCATGCACCACTGGCTGTTGCCGGACCTGCATGTGTTCACGCTCGTCATCGCCGCGCTGCTGGGCGGCCTGTGGGCGCCGTGGGGCTGGCTGGTGCACCGGTTCCTGGCGGACGACGCCGTCCCCACCCGGGGCCGGGTACTGGGCGCGCTCCTCGTCCTGCCCTCCGGCTGGCTGGCCGTCGAACTCGTCCGCTCCTGGCAGGGGCTCGGCGGGCCGTGGGGCATGCTGGGGGCCAGCCAGTGGCAGGTGGAGCCGGCGTTGCGGCTCGCCTCGGCCGGCGGGGTGTGGCTGCTCAGCTTCCTGGTGGTGGCGGTCAACGTGGCGGCGGCCGTGCTGATCGCGCTGCCCGCCTCCCGGGCGCCGGCCGTCGCCGGGCTCGTGGCCACCGCCGCCACCGCCTCGGCCGCGTGGGTGTGGGCGCCGCAGCCCGACGGCGAGGGGCGGGCCCGGATCGCGGTCGTGCAACCCGGGGTGATCGACGGACCCGACCTGCGTTTCGACCGCGAGGAGCAGTTGACCCGCCGGTTGGTCGGGCAGGACGTCGATCTGATCGTCTGGGGCGAGAGCAGCGTCGGGTACGACCTCGCCGAGCGGCCCGATCTGGCCGAGCGGCTCGCGACGTTGTCCCGGGCGACCGGCGCCGACATCCTCGTCAACGTGGACGCCCGCCGCTCCGACCGGCCCGGCATCTACAAGAGCTCGATCCTCGTCGGCCCGGACGGCCCGACCGGCGACCGGTACGACAAGATGCGACTGGTGCCGTTCGGCGAGTACATACCGGCGCGTTCCCTGCTGGGCTGGGCCACGTCCGTCGGCAAGGCGGCCGGCGAGGACCGGCGGCGCGGCGCCGGACAGGTCGTGATGCACGCCGGCCCCGGGCTGCGCGTCGGACCGATGGTGTGCTTCGAGACGGCGTTCCCCGACATGAGCCGCAGCCTCGCCGAGGACGGCGCGGACGTCCTCGTCGCGCAGTCGTCGACCTCCTCGTTCCAGCACAGCTGGGCGCCCGCTCAGCACGCCTCGCTGGGCGCGCTGCGCGCGGCCGAGACGGGGCGGCCGTTCGTCCACTCGACGCTCACCGGCGTCTCGGCCGTGTACGACGCGAGCGGCCGGCGCATCGGCTCCTGGCTGGGCACGGAGGCGAGCGCGACGGCCGTCTACGAGGTCCCGCTCGCCGACGGCGTCACCCCGTACGTGCGCTACGGGGACTGGCCGGTGCATCTGGCCCTGCTGGTGCTCGCCGCCATGGCGCTCTCGGAGGGCGCGCGGACGGTCAGGCTGCGGCGGACCGCTGCCGCACCGCTCGGACCACCCGCTCGCACAGTTCGTGAGTCGCCAGCGCGTCCCGGGCGCTGAGCACCCTGCCCTCGCGCACGGCGTCCAGGAACGCGAACACCGCCTGCTCGATGCCGCGCTGTCGGGACACCGGGACCCAGTCGCCGCGCCGGCGCACGCTCGGCTGCCCCTTGTGGTCGATGACCTCGGCGAGATTGACGACCTGCCGCTTGGTGTCCTGCCCGGACACCTCCAGGATCTCCTCGTTCGAACCGCTGAGCCGGTTCATCACGCCCAGCGCGGTGAAGCCCTCGCCGGCCAGTTGGAGGACCACATGGTGCAGCAGCCCGTCCTCGACCCGGGCGCGCACGGTCACGTCGTCGACCGGTCCGGGCACCAGGAAGCGCAGCGTGTCGACGACGTGGATGAAGTCGTCGAGGACCATGACGCGCGGCTCTTCGGGCAGCCCGATCCGGTTCTTCTGCATGAGGATCAGCTCACGCGGATGGTCGGCGCACTGCGCGTAGCCGGGCGCGAAGCGCCGGTTGAAGCCGACGGCGAGAGTCGTGCCGCGCTCCTCCGCGAGCTCCACGAGCCGTAGGGAGTCGGCCAGTTCGTAGGCGAGAGGCTTGTCGACGTACGTCGGGACGCCCGCTTCCAGCAACCGGGCGACGATCTCGGGGTGGGCTGCGGTCGGCGCGTGCACGAAGGCCGCGTCCAGACCGGCGGCGAGGAGCGCGTCGAGGTCGCGGTGACGCTGCTCGCGGGGCACGCGGAGGGTGTCGGCGACCCGGTCGAGGGTGGCCCGGGTGCGGGTCTGCAGGTGGAGCTCGATCCCGGGCCGCGCGCCGAGGACCGGCAGATACGCCTTCTGCGCGATGTCTCCGAGTCCGATGCAGCCGACCTTCACGGGAGCTCCCTCACTGCTTGTCCGCCTGCACGGCAGCATACGACCCCGTCCCGGGCGTCGGACCGCCGGTCCGCCGGGGCGGGTAACGCCGTACCGCCGACGGCACCCGCACGGCGAGCGGGGACGCGGGGCGGGGCGGGCCGACCTCGACAGCCGCACACAGCCCCCGCGGTCGCCTGAAAACCCGTGGTGACGGCGGCCTGCGTGAACGACCATACGAGGATGACGACGCAGCGCACCGAACCCGCCCAGAACGCCGACGAACGCACCATGCTGGAAGGCTGGCTCGACTACCACCGGCAGACGCTGGCGTGGAAGTGCGAGGGTCTCAGCGACGCGCAGCTGCGCACCGCGTCGGCGCCGCCGTCCGAGCTGTCGCTCATGGGCCTGGTGCGGCACATGGCCGAGGTGGAGCGCGGCTGGTTCCGCAAGGTCCTGGTGGGCGACGACCCCGGCCCCATCTACTTCAGCGAGGACGATCCCGACGGCGAGTTCCACCTCACCGAGCAGGACACCTGGGACCACGCGCACGCCGTCTGGCAGGCCGAGATCGAGGTGGCGCGGCAGAACGCGGCAGGCTTCGCCCTCGACGATCTCTCCCACGGCAAGAGCAGGTCCACCGACGAGCCGTTCAACCTGCGGTGGATCTACACGCACATGATCGAGGAGTACGCCCGGCACAACGGCCACGCCGACCTGCTCCGCGAGCGCGTCGACGGCGCCACGGGGGAATGACGTCAGCACGGGCGGACCGGCTCCCTCGCAAGAGGTCCGAGATCACCCGTGCGGGGCAACCTACGCCCGTCCGCTGTCGCGCGGGCGGCCGGAACCACCAGAGTTGCGCGGGTGCATCGATCGACGACGACCACCGCGACGCTTCTGGCCGCCATGGCCTTCTCGGCGCTGTCCGGATGCGTGACCGTCCAGCATCCGACCGCGCCCGGCCCGGCCGCCACCCCGGCCCGGCCGCCCCTGCCGGGGCCGGACGGCCGGCCCGGGACGCAGGTCGTGCAGGCGCCGGCCCGTGAGGCGCTGGAGATGGCGGGCCCGCCCCGCGAGCAGGAGCCGGCCGCCCCGTCGGCCGAGCGGCCGCGGACGGCGGCGGGCGGACTCGAGTCCGGCTCCCGTTCCCGCCCGCACGCGCGGCCGGACCGGCCGGAGCATCGGCGGCGCTCACAGCCGCGCGTGGAGATCCCGGACGTGGCGGCCGAGGTGCGCCGCAACACCGACGTCTGCGCACTCGGCGAGACCTACGGCGGCTGGCGGGAGGACAGTCCCGAGGCGGTGATCTGCGAGCAGACCTACCGGCGGTGACGCAACGCCGCGAGCCCTCGCCCGTTCGTCGCCCCCTCGCTCGCCCACCTCCCCCGCTCGTCGCCCCTGCTCCGCCTCATCCGGTCCCGTCCCGGTCCCAGTCGCCCCGCCCCTCCCCCAGCCTGAGCTCCATCCTGCTGATCGCAGCCCGCACGCCGTCCCCGTAGCTGTCGTCGGCCAGGGCCACGGCCGCTCTGCGCGCCCTGCGGACGTGGGTGCGGGCGGCCTCGGCGCGGTCGAGCTTGACGTAGTCCGCCGCGAGGTTGAGATGCAGCGACGGGTACAGCGCGCGGGCCGCGGCCGAGCCCGCCTGCTCCTCCGCCGCCGTGAGCGCCCGCAGATCCCACGCGAGTTCGTCCGAAGGGTCGTCGTGGGTGTCGGCCAGGTAGTGGGCGAGGGTGCAGCGGTGCAGCGGATCGCCGCCCTCGCCGAGCTCCGACCACAGGTCGAGCAGCCGGCTGCGGGCCTCCTCGCGGTCTCCCCCGTGGTGCAGCATCACGACCTGCCCGATCCGCGTCAGCAGGGCGTCCGGCGCCGTCTGCCCCTGTCGCTCCGCCACCTCGGCCTCCTTGCGTCGTTGCGACGACGCTAGCCGCAGGGTGCGGCAAACCGGGTCAGGCGGCACCGGGCCGGTCCACGGAGGAACCGGCCCGGCGGCCGGAGCGCGCGCCCTCCGGCCCGGCGGGGGCGGCACCGCGCGGGCCGGCCAGGCGGGTCGGTAAGGCAGGGCGGGGCGGTAAGGCAGGGCCAGGTGGTCAGGCCAGGTTCGGGATCGTCCAGTCGATGGGCTCGTGGCCCTGCTGCGCCACCGCCTCGTTGATCTGGGTGAACGGGCTGGAGCCGAAGAACTTCTTCGCCGAGAGCGGCGAGGGGTGCGCGCCCTTGACGACGATGTGCCGCGTCTCGTCGATGAGCGGGAGCTTCTTCTGCGCGTAGTTGCCCCACAGGACGAAGACGGCCGGGTCGGGCCGGTCGGCCACGGCGCGGATCACCGCGTCGGTGAACTTCTCCCAGCCCTTGCCCTTGTGCGAGTTCGCCTCACCGGAGCGAACCGTGAGGACCGCGTTGAGCAGCAGGACGCCCTGCTGCGCCCACGGCATCAGATACCCGTTGTCCGGGATCGGGGTGCCGAGCTCCTGCTGCATCTCCTTGTAGATGTTCCGCAGGGACGGCGGGGTCTTCACCCCGGGACGCACCGAGAAGCACAGGCCGTGCCCCTGGCCCTCGCCGTGGTACGGGTCCTGGCCGAGGACGAGCACCTTCACGCTGTCGTACGGCGTCGCCTCGAGCGCGGCGAACACCTCCTCGCGCGGCGGGTAGACGGGGCCGTTCGCCCGCTCCTCCTCGACGAACTCCATCAGCTCCTTGAAGTAGGGCTGCTGCAGTTCGTCGCCCAGAACCCCGCGCCAGGACTCGGGCAGCATGGCGATGTCGGTCACGTCAACGTCCTTCGTTGTGCGGTCACTTTCTCAGAGCACAGAACCTACAGGCGACCACTGACAACGGGACCACTGACGACGGGACCGCTGAGGGACCTCTGACGACGGGACCGCCGACGACGGGACGGGGACCGTCCCGACGGCACGGACTACCAGCTGGTCTTGCGGGACAGCTCCCACACCATCATGATCGTCGACGGGTCGAGGGCCCGCTCGCCGCCCGAGACGTCCTCGGACGAGGCGATGTACTGCTTGCCCTGCCACAGCGGCAGCAGCCGGGCGTCCCTGACGAGGATCTGCTGGGCCTCCTCGAAGTCCTTCGCCACGTTGGCGCGGTCGCTCACCTCGCGCGAGCGGGGCAGCAGCACCTGGGTGATCTCCCGCGCCGGGTAGGGAGTGCCGAGCGCGTTCTGGTCGCCCACGAAGGGGGCGATGAAGTTGTCGGCGTCGGGGAAGTCCGGCGCCCAGCCTCGCCCGAACACCGGGTACTCGCCCTTCTGGTAGCCCAGCACGTAGCTGTTCCAGGGGCGGTTCTTCAGGGTGACCGCGAACAGGCCGGAGGCCTCCAGCTGGCTCTTGAGCTCCTTGAACTCCAGGGCGGTGTCGGAGCCGTAGCGGTCGGAGGTGTACCAGAAGGTGAGCGGGACGGTCTCGTTGATCCCCGCGTCCTTGAGGATCTGGCGCGCCTTCTTGGCGTCGGGGTCGCCGAAGGAGTCGAAGAACCCGGTGGTGTGGCCGGTGAGACCGGCCGGGACCATGGAGTACAGCGGGTCGACGGTGTCCTTGTAGACCTTGTGGGCGATCGCGGCCCGGTCGACGACCTGGGCGATCGCGCGGCGCACGGCCAGCTTGTTCGACCACGGGTCCTTGGGGTTGAACACCAGGTAGTTGATGTTGCTGCCGGCGGCCTCGATGAGCTGCAGGCCCTCGTTGTCGCCGCCCTTGCGCCCGAGGTCGATGATGTCGTCGGCGGCGAGACCCTGGTAGGTGATGTCGATGTCCCTGGCGCGCAGGGCCTTGACCATCTTGCCGGAGTCCTGGAAGTAGCGGATGGTCACCGCGTCGTTCTTGCGCTCGGCGAAGCCCTTGTAGTTGTCGTTGCGCACCAGCACCGCCTGCTTGCCCTCTTCGTAGGACTGCAGCCGGTACGGCCCGGAGCCGACGATGCCGTCGTCCTTGCGCAGGGACTTCGCGGGGTAGTCGTCGGGGTCGACGATCGCCATGCCGGGGGTGGCGAGCACGAAGGGGAAGGTGGCGTCGGCCTTGTTGAGGCGGAAGACCACCTCGCGCTCGCCGTTCGCCTGGACGCTCTCCAGGGTGCCGAGCAGCCCGTTGGGCCCGGTGCTCGCGTTGATCGCCCTGATCCGGTCGATCGAGTACTTGACGGCTTTCGCGTCGAGCTTGTCGCCGTTGGAGAACGTGAGGCCCTCACGCAGTACGCACTTGTAGGTGCGGTTCGTGCTGTCCGTGAAGACGCACTCGGCGGCGTCCGCCTGGGGCGTCGTCGCACCCGTGGGATAGCTCAGCAGCGTCTGGTAGATGTTGCGGAACAGCTCCCAGGAGCCGTCCCAGGCCGCGGCGGGGTCCAGCGTGCTGGGCGCGCTGGTGGTGCCCACGACGATCGGTCCGGCATCGTCGGAGCTCTCCTCTCCCAGGAGGCTGCACCCGGCCACCAGGGATATGGACACGATTGCCGCCATTTGCTGCACGGATCGGTTCCGGTTGAACACGCGCACGCTCCTCGATCTGCCATGCCAAGGGTTGGCAGACCATACCGCAGCGCCGGGCGACGTGAACCCGCGCCCGTCGGGCGTTCTTGATCACTCTCGGTATGACGACGTTGTCATCCGCGTGTCCGCGATCCATATGTCCCTGAATACGACGACACGGGCACCGTTTCCGTCAGGGAAACGGCGCCCGTGGAAGAGCTCCCGCCCGGCCCGGGCGGGTCCGGCCGGCGTCGGTCTCAGCCCACGCCGGCGTTGAGGAAGATGCCCCCGTCGACGACGAGTGTCTGGCCGGTGATCCAGTCCGACTGCTCGGAGGTGAGGAACGCGGCGGTGCCGCCGATGTCGGAGGGCACCCCGAGCCGGGCCAGCGGGTAGGCGGCGGCCGCCTCCTCCTCGCGGCCCTCGTACAGCGCCTGGGCGAACTTGGTCTTCACCACGGCCGGGGCGATCGCGTTGACCCGCACGCGCGGCGCGTACTCGTGCGCCAGCTGGACGGTCAGGTTGATCATGGCGGCCTTGCTGATGCCGTAGGCGCCGATGAAGGGCGAGGCCGAGAGCCCGGCGACGGAGGCGATGTTGACGATCGCGCCGCCGTTGTCCTTCTGCCAGGCGTGCCAGGTCCGCTGGGCGAAGCCGAGCGCGGAGACCACGTTGGTCTCGAAGACCTTGCGGGCCACGTTCAGGTCGAGGTCGGCGATCGGCCCGAACACCGGGTTCGTGCCGGCGTTGTTGACCAGGAAGTCGACCCGGCCGAAGGCGGCCATGGTGCGCTCGACGGCGGCCGCCTGGTGCTCCTCGTCGTGCGCCTTGCCGGCGACGGCGATGACCCGGTCGGCGCCGAGCTTCTCGACGGCCTCCTTGAGGGCGTCCTCGCCCCGGCCGGTGATGCAGACCCGGTCGCCGCGGGCGACGAGCGCCTCGGCGACGCCGTAGCCGATGCCGCGGCTGGCGCCGGTGACGAGGGCGACCTTGCCGGAGAGTGCGGGCAGTTCAGTCATGTCGGTGATCCCCAGGTGTCCCTAGTGGGCGTTAGTCGAGCGGTCCGCCGGCGACGTACAGCACCTGGCCGGAGACGAAGCCCGCGGCCTCGTTGGTGAAGAAGGCGATCGCGTTGGCGATGTCGTCGGGCTCGCCGACGCGCGCGACCGGGATCTGGGTGGCGGCCGCGGCCTTGAACTCCTCGAAGCCCATGCCGACGCGGGCGGCCGTCGCGGCCGTCATGTCGGTGGCGATGAAGCCGGGGGCGACGGCGTTGGCGGTGATGCCGAACTTGCCGAGCTCGATGGCGAGGGTCTTGGTGAAGCCCTGCAGACCGGCCTTGGCGGCGGAGTAGTTGGCCTGGCCGCGGTTGCCGAGCGCCGAGGACGACGACAGGTTGACGACCCGGCCGAAGCCCGCGTCGACCATGTGCTTCTGGACGGCCTTCGTCATCAGGAACGAGCCGCGCAGGTGCACGTTCAGGACGGTGTCCCAGTCGGCGGCGCTCATCTT contains these protein-coding regions:
- a CDS encoding nuclear transport factor 2 family protein; translation: MTQRVELAAVMDRLAVDGLLTDYAVAVDDGDWTAYRDLFTPDGRADYRSAGGIEGDAGSVASWLAENLRLFAMRQHLIVNRRVRFGILEQDAGDTARVQADYVNPMRFAAQENGSPPGEPDFVCGGRYSFFLLRTHDGWRVREVAVQEKWRRMSG
- a CDS encoding dihydrofolate reductase family protein translates to MDQLLRVQNFTISSDGVAAGEDQSLERPFGHDIDPGRLFAWAGATASWPNRTEPGGSRGLDDYFARDFSHNIGAEIMGRNKFGPQRGPWQDHDWRGWWGDEPPFHTPVFVLTHHKRPSFTLSDTTFHFVDGDPVTVLAEAREAAQGKDVRLGGGVTTVREFLDADLVDTMHVVVAPVKLGSGLRLWDSPEELLDRFHREVVPSPSGVTHHLFWRK
- the lnt gene encoding apolipoprotein N-acyltransferase, whose amino-acid sequence is MKTLGHWLTSPRRRTAVAALAGALPVAAFPAPALWWWAYLALVPWILLIRSAPTLRRAAYDGWSGGFGFMLAMHHWLLPDLHVFTLVIAALLGGLWAPWGWLVHRFLADDAVPTRGRVLGALLVLPSGWLAVELVRSWQGLGGPWGMLGASQWQVEPALRLASAGGVWLLSFLVVAVNVAAAVLIALPASRAPAVAGLVATAATASAAWVWAPQPDGEGRARIAVVQPGVIDGPDLRFDREEQLTRRLVGQDVDLIVWGESSVGYDLAERPDLAERLATLSRATGADILVNVDARRSDRPGIYKSSILVGPDGPTGDRYDKMRLVPFGEYIPARSLLGWATSVGKAAGEDRRRGAGQVVMHAGPGLRVGPMVCFETAFPDMSRSLAEDGADVLVAQSSTSSFQHSWAPAQHASLGALRAAETGRPFVHSTLTGVSAVYDASGRRIGSWLGTEASATAVYEVPLADGVTPYVRYGDWPVHLALLVLAAMALSEGARTVRLRRTAAAPLGPPARTVRESPARPGR
- a CDS encoding Gfo/Idh/MocA family protein, giving the protein MKVGCIGLGDIAQKAYLPVLGARPGIELHLQTRTRATLDRVADTLRVPREQRHRDLDALLAAGLDAAFVHAPTAAHPEIVARLLEAGVPTYVDKPLAYELADSLRLVELAEERGTTLAVGFNRRFAPGYAQCADHPRELILMQKNRIGLPEEPRVMVLDDFIHVVDTLRFLVPGPVDDVTVRARVEDGLLHHVVLQLAGEGFTALGVMNRLSGSNEEILEVSGQDTKRQVVNLAEVIDHKGQPSVRRRGDWVPVSRQRGIEQAVFAFLDAVREGRVLSARDALATHELCERVVRAVRQRSAAA
- a CDS encoding DUF5829 family protein — translated: MIVVLAVTLAGAIGGGVGTAQADGSRPANDRQLLFYNHSYGVLDRETADAIEHSAYLPGFADFQVRTTTGTGGQTWTGRYLMGRETYLELFGVGDIAGQDGTLGSAGLGLSTERAGDLATVTERLKSEGVPDPVGFLQTRDFGDGVPVPWFDAVLTTTEYDAFGAWAMEYRPEYFADPRGHTEPASFPGDVGRERYLSDDYRTHLMRDVTSVRLAVTEGDLADTVPLLRAGGFAVRTVTDGGVVAERGGTTIRLDAVPRDQAGLQRVDMSLNRPVQERHIERIGHSTLVVGPGSHAVWTFNGDGTDANGTDAPGAVAR
- a CDS encoding DUF4291 domain-containing protein; this encodes MEEPHHRIRALHTASTITVYQAYSPEIGLPAIRDGRFPAAWKPDRMTWIKPSFMWMMYRSNWGTSTGQETVLAIEITRDGFDWALRHACLSSYVRGLHPDRGTWQRDLKRTPARVQWDPERDLHLRPLPHRSLQLGLSGEASSRYANEWIVSISDVTPLAHEMHALVSSGELDSATRLLPREQEYPASDELLAHLRP